The DNA sequence TTACAAACCTGCACTTTctaacttgtatttatttttatttttaacctgaCAGTATAGCACTTTGAGATTCCGTTggaaatgtaaagtgcattacaaataacattttattatcattattattcaatagttaactcacgattaattgcaaatttgatatctgttctaaatgtactataaaatgttaagttttcatactcttgttaacataaaagtgggaaaaaatattaaactatggatgcatcttttagtcattgattcagtaatttcataacaattcataaagttgagttaaaataaaaaatatgtgctgtactgtaaaaaaaacgagtgtgatattgatttgtgtttaggtcatttttctgccactagatggcattattgcatttgtaagatgttagtgcagctcagtgcatttttcttttcatattaagagctatttaatctttaaaataaattgacttatgaaattcagcacatttttaaaattataaaatacaacttgactccagtctccacaaatatatgcattattattaaatttatttctgctcaattttgacgtggacgtgtctgctgcgttgcgactggaattcccgcagtacaggctttccaagtaaggtgcGGTCATTAATtacgcgttaaaaaaaaaaatagtgccgttaaaggaacttttggttaacgcactaattttgaaatACAGCAGTTCAACACTACCAATAATTTTATGAAACCTACACACCAAAAGTTTGAACTGCATGAGACCACAGCAAATCCAATTTCGAATCAatggcaaagaggaaaaaaacatgatatGGATGGAAGAATGAAATGGAACTTATTGCCATGTAGGAAAGCAGTACATTTGTCCCTGTCCTGGTTGTTCAGTACAATATGGCAAAGTCATGAATAggtcaacaaaaataatataaggGTGGGGCTATTGTCAGTGCCtgtttctgcctctcttcccATCTCAAATATTATACTTACCAATCCGTAGGCTGTCACATGCCAGGTGGCGTATATGCGACAGGCCGGTCTCCTGCAGACTTGGACCGAGAGAGGTCTTGTGAGGGCTGCGCAGGCGTGGTCAGCCAGACGTTCACCTCCCGCACCCTCACAGATCACCTCTCTTGTCTGCTGGCCTTCCCCGCAAGTCACCGAGCACTGAttagcaaacaaaacaagacgACATTTAGTGCCTTCAAACCTGGCTGCTCTCTTTGTTGTAAATGGTGAGAGATAACAACCTCAGAGAAGATGGAGGCGCTATACTTGGCGTCACATGGGTGCATGTTGCACGCCTGCTGGCATTGGGGCCTCTGCAGGTGCTGCTCAATGCAGAGGGTTTCGTCCACCACGCGGGGGTTCGCCGGGTCCTGAAGCCAACACTCCACGGTGCGATACTGCATTCCACCGTCGCAGGTGGCTGAGCACTCACCGTACGCATTGGCTTTGTATTCGTATGTTTGGGGCTCACTCGGGTTGGCGTCAGTGGGAGCAGAGTAGTCGGGTTGTGTGGCATCTTCGAAACCCAAAATCACCCCTTGGCTCACTGACTGGAAGATAAATCATATAgcatatactttttaaaaaatcccccaaaaaaatttaataaataaaaaatcacatttggtcaacttttaaagtaaaaacaaaaattcctagttctgatacataaaatttcccaaaaagaTGATAACAGATAATTATAAACAAAGACCAAAATGCCACACTCCCAATATAGTAAATATCCTtaaaatgaatgtcaatttCCTAcgatattttttcccatttattcataaaatcatattttgtatagaacacacaataaaatgaattttaaaaggtaaataaaataaaacaaataatcctgtggccaaaaaaaagccccaatcaaaatatatggatatatatatatatatggatatatatatatatatatatatatatatatatatatatatatatatatatatatatatatatatatatatatatatatatatatatatccatatatatatatatccatatatatatatatatgagtgttATTTTCACTGGCACTTCTTGGTTCATTGAAATGTGTGCAAACACAGCCCTAAAACCTAAAATAATTTCCTTTATTGGGTCCATGTTCTCACCTTGCATTCACCATCCACACAGATGTCACTTCGGCCTACGTGACACGGTGTCCCGTCCACCACTTTAGGTCGGTGCCGGTAGACAATGTTCTGTTGTCGAGTGACGCAGGTCAGCTCGCATGGGATGGCTGCAGAACAGAATATTCATCATTCTTGTATCCACCTAAGTATTTGAATGATTTGTACATCTCGTACCTCCATAGTATGGCACCCAAGTGTGACGTTTGCCCTGAATGTAGATTCTGTCAAATTGGGAACACTGCTCCTCTCGGAAGTCTCTGGATCCCACTGGGCATTCCTACAACAGTACAAGCTGCTTTACGGTTTCAATTTAATGCTACACTCACCATCCATTTCATAGGGTACACCTGCATAATGGAGAAGATGCCACGGACTGCGACACACAGGCTCAACACTCGCACCCGCACCCACCCATCCAACCCCCCGGGaccgcgcgctcccgccgaTTCAGCTTGCTGAAATGCTTCGGaaaactgagacagacacactacagtACACGCTCGCACCtatcgacgggaacgcgcaactgaGGGGCACAAGGGCGGAAGCGCAAGGACCGAGACGCGCCCCATGCGTCGCAAATAGCAACCCCAAAAAGCGCCGGTGTGTGACACCCGGAAGTCcagcctcctccgtggcatataccccattaaaTCAGAGCcagaaataattaattaacactgcaaaaaggactgtagaaaatttaagaaacaaaaaagtaaaataagaaaattattacttcaaataagccaAATTATccgccaacagaacaagaaaattttagaaaataatactagccccatatcaaccactgcggtcttgaaaatagtattttgcagactaaaaacaagtaatgtcgacttttttcaagctatactaaataaaactattttatttttacacttggatAACGTGTCAAGCATggaggtaacaggtcccattttctttgtcatgacctagccaagaattgaacccacaaccttcaagtctgagggttagtaaatataacaaaattaaCCATATTGCACGCGTCTGTTtttatacttgtatttttttcccccatttatcttattactagaatatgcaaaatcttaaaataagaaaactaaTGAATTCCCAGTTCAGGGTCTTTGatgttagttgtcatcttaaaatgtgggaaattgactgactgttaacactcaatgtcaagactgcttgatcaaataagataattaagtaataagtatcttaaaataagcacaatgatcttgcctgacaatttcattttaagtaaaaaataacatgtcaaatcaaaataagaaaatttaggttaaatttaataaattatatcttacttaagattttaggCTTTGCAGTGAAGGTTctccatgtatatatataaaaatatattatttaaccAATATTGATGTCATTAATTCGCATTGAGCGCTCTTTCTCATCTCAGGTGTACCTTATTTATTGGCTGGAGAATACAATACTGGGTGAGCATTATACAAGCAAATAAATCCATGTTCCcaaatgaatatttacattcatGTTACAAATCTGAAAGGACTTGGATGAGCCCTCACAGTTATGACCTCCATCcgtcctaaaaaataaaatgaaaaaaaaatacacacacatattaatGGGAATTATGCACAACTCATTTATCTTATTTAGATTGCTGCCTAACCTTTATATCTCACCTTAACGTGATACATTTCCTGGTCCTCATTGCAACTCCAGTGCCACAAGAACGGCTGCAGGGGCCAAAGGGGCCAAACTCCCCCCAGTGGTCAAGTAGTGACTGTGATTGCTTTAAGTGCAGACAGACAAAAACCTCTCTCAGTCTAAGCGCTCACATGTTGTGCAAACACATATGAGACCGCAAGCTACTCCCTTTAATAcaaaacatatactgtagctGGCACGTTCACAGTGTATGTATTTTCGGAACATACTGTTCTGAAATTTTTGCATGTCAAACATTACCAGATGTGAGACTCACTGTAAAGGCGGGTACAGCCAGCAGCTGGAGGAGAGCCAAGACTCTCAgcttgtccatttttttatcgCTAACAGACACTGTAAAACATTTGAGGCTCAACATTAAatatcacttatttttttttctctttttttttttttacagcgtatgCATTCGAGGGTAACaaccacacactttttttttttttttaaacctatttATCATGCTTACCggtacattttttcccccttgggTAGTTTAGAAGTGGACACAATTATGACCAAATTTTAAATCTACGTAAATGCcattgtcccaatacttttgtcaaaaGTGAATATTTCAATATCATTTTTATCTTACCTTCTGAAAGAGAAAGCTCAAATGCTGGAAATCCAGTAGACCTGCAGTCCAGATGTGTTGCGGGTCTTAAAAGTGAagcggcacacacacacactccgcTTTTCTATACTCTTCCCCCCTCTCAGTCAGCACTTCACTGCAGCCAATGAGGTGTCAGAGTTCAACCATACCTCTTCGAACCACGTTCATTACAGATTTAAGACAACGTTTACGTGTAAAAGGGGTGTTTATGGTCTGGGGACTCATGCCTGACGTGTTTATTGCAAaaccagaggaggaggaggtagtTATTTGAATGATTTCATCCAAGAATATTCAAGCAATAATTATGATAAAATAGTCTTTGAATAGCATATTAAATGACTAACAATTGTTTTTATCATCGATTAATGTCAATCTTTTTGTTGACAaatgaaatcacattaaaaaaaaaaacacgttttaatTTTCGCGCcttcattcaaaaacatttgtttggtCTGCGACATGtcagaaaatatgcaaaaatgttgatcatgtttagcgttaaaaaaaagttttattttgattccacATAAAGATATTCAGTcagctttcatggaggactacagaaatcagataatatttattgttgagaagttccaaaattatttattgattatcaaaaataattgttgattACTTTGATaaagttccaaagtttaatacATCAGACGATGGCACAGCACATGTGCACGTCACTGTTACTGCGTCCACACACGCTCACAGGCCTGAGCTCTCGATCCCAACTCTGCTTTCTTGTTTTGGTATAAGAATGGGGACATAGTAAGCACATATGTCAGGTCAACCAAAATTGATAATTAGCTCTCTAGCGCTATCTGGTGTATTATGGCTTTTCTgactcaaagtaaaaaatatatatattaaaaaaatctaagtttagTTGATGCCCCAGTGAAGGGATGAATTGGGTAATTGTGGGAAATGcactataacacatcaggtgtacagtggatcaaaaaacatgaaaaaatattatttataatgggagtcaatgggccaaaatttggacatttttactcatgTTTACTATAAAAATTTCTTTCCcacatataataatgacaacaataattttgaaattttggacggTGCCTTTATGAACTTCAATATGTTTTGAACAATTGGGTGCAATTTCAGCTCActctgtgatttttttcatatgctttatatttaatatttaatattaataaaaagcaaaaagcccaaaattggATACTTTCCTCACGAGGGTTTTAagctcacacattcacatctAAAACTACAGCCCTTATTCTTCCCCCACAAAGCCAGAAGTCACTTTGTGTCCATCAAAACTGCTTGCTCAGCTTCTCTGTGTCCTTCTCCCGGGCTTCAAAGGCGCTCTTGGTGATGCACAAGCCCTCCATGGCTTCCATGATCTCCTGCATATCCGTGGCCAGCTCCTTGTAGCTCTCCTTCAGCTCATCCTGCTGTTGTTTTAGCTCCATGGCGGCTTCCAGGAGCTCTTTGGCCTGGTCGCTGCACTGGCTCCTCAGACGCTCCACGTCCGACAGCATCGTCTCCATGCTCCTCATCAGCTCGTTCAAACTCTCCGCCGTCACTTCGAATGTTTCCTGGCTGTCGTCTACTTGGGAGTTGTCGGGCTCCGCGATAGCCACCTTCGTTAGCGACGTCCAGTCCGCCGATGTCCCTGCAATTGCTTCTGGTTCTGATTTCGAGTCTTCTTCCATGACTCCTGATGCTTGAGTTGAGTATCTGGAAGACAAGTAAATCATTCAACTTTTGGATTATGTGCTGCTCGGCTGGTGCCGACTTTAAGCTCCTTGCAGGGGGTGAAAAAGGCACTTGTGACTAATCTGCTGTTCTTGGGcatcagtgtgtgcgtgtgtgtgtgtgtgtgtgtgtgtgtgtgtgtgtgtgtgtgtgtgtgtgtgtgtgtgtgtgtgcgtgtgtgtgtgtgtgtgtgtgtgtgtacaggtgCCCACTGGTGCGCCGACCTGTAATCCATTTAGGGGAGCTATCCCAAGTGACACCCTCCAGACGGATTAGCAGCCGCCCTGGTCTTTGACACTCAGGTCCTTGCGTTCCATGGACtccgcctagcaacaagtgatgcAATGTAACGGTGGGAAAAGGATTCTCGGGAGGCTTTCCTCTTCCtaatttttatattacaaataattttggcataggtggcaaatctaggtccaggaagtaaaaacgctgccacagtttggctttagccccaggtgtagctagctcccatggtgctcgtttagctGTTAGCTGCGAAAATTCTATATTGGGATATtcaggtctttctttaaaatgatctctcattgtttttttgtgtgttttttttttgttgttgtttgaaattttgctagtactagtggtatcggtacttgataTCGTTATCGCGTCTActgaagagttgagtactcatactggtatcaatctgaaaaaaagttgtatcgaacatccctaataatgaTCATacaaaacatactgtaaatgtgctcattttaatacattcaatttttttatttaaataatataataaatcatgaacaaacatgttttttttccttcatgaTCATTTCTAATTAATTTGTAAACACTGTCTTAGAAAATTTTGCACTTGATAATGACTTAATTTTGATCgatgttaaatatattttatttatgcacTGGAGTTGTCGTTCATGAggattttctcacaaatttgggcaacaatcccccccccccccaccccattttATCCCATTATCACTTCATGGGAAgaaataacacaaacacaaatgacaTAGAAAAACACATATGGAGCTTctgcatgtgtaaaaaaaaatatagtgcTGCAGTGGTATCTACCCTTTAAATGTCAATAGAGATAAGGACTCTTGAGGATGACCTCACCACTCTCTTATCATGGCAAGACAACTTGCAAGGGAGGACAGCCAATGTCCCTTTAAAtacagaattgtcaacaaataatacatttggggatagtttattaatataaatatatatacatatatttgtttaaaattatgtGTAATTATTCATCAAAAGTTATTAGTGTTGCTACACAAAAGACGACTGACGACTCTACTGTAATCTTTCAATTTCTTAATCGATAGTAGACCTAATGACCAACCTAAACACATTCATAAGACATTTACACAGTTTGCATAGTTACAAGTTTATATACAATAGCAAAATGTTCCTCATCATGTCACTGCTCTATTAAAATTTTTCACATTGCAttagtttaaaagaaaagaacaaaaggccatttatttaaactaaTCAGCGCAGTAATGACACCTAGTATGCAACAAATACATAAAACGTCACATAAGGAAAAACCTTACCTGTTTCTCTGCTTgtcatacagtatgtgagtATCTACTATGTTTCAGCATGTAGACTGTAGATAAGTGGATCCTTTCAGAAACTCGCCCACTTTTCActagatacacacacacacagtacacacacatactcacaacAAGCATATGtttaaaataggggtgtcaaaattagtgtgttaattttgagtgaaTTAATGCCACTCGTTTTttaaatgcgcgattaatgaccgccccttactttgAAAACCCGTACAGGggcaattccagtcgcaacgcaccAGATACAatcacgtcaaaatttagcagtaatacatttaaaaacaatgcatatatttgtggagactggggctcaagttgtattttacagttttaaaaatgtgcacaatttcacaagttaataCAGGacaaagattagatagctcttagtatgaaaagaaaaatgcattgcgCTGTCACCAactttttacaaatgcaattatgccatctagtggcagaaaaatgacctcaacacaaatcaataacacactcgttttttacagtacaatacatcgttttaattttaactaatttttatgaattattatgaaattattgtatcaatgactaaaagatgcagtcatattgctaatagttaaacttttttttcactttcatgttaacaagagtatgaaaacttagggggaaattgattgtacattttattgtatatttagaaaatatatatgaaatttgcaatt is a window from the Vanacampus margaritifer isolate UIUO_Vmar chromosome 19, RoL_Vmar_1.0, whole genome shotgun sequence genome containing:
- the paplnb gene encoding papilin b, proteoglycan-like sulfated glycoprotein isoform X1, which gives rise to MLSLKCFTVSVSDKKMDKLRVLALLQLLAVPAFTQSQSLLDHWGEFGPFGPCSRSCGTGVAMRTRKCITLRTDGGHNCEGSSKSFQICNMNECPVGSRDFREEQCSQFDRIYIQGKRHTWVPYYGAIPCELTCVTRQQNIVYRHRPKVVDGTPCHVGRSDICVDGECKSVSQGVILGFEDATQPDYSAPTDANPSEPQTYEYKANAYGECSATCDGGMQYRTVECWLQDPANPRVVDETLCIEQHLQRPQCQQACNMHPCDAKYSASIFSECSVTCGEGQQTREVICEGAGGERLADHACAALTRPLSVQVCRRPACRIYATWHVTAYGLCTRSCGGGVRERQVGCFDSDLNPNPVVRCGISRRPVAVEECNAQPCHEAQMVPSLQNPGMHESTMTGFVPHVPEDPSTSGPNTDNNPNARVNVPDCARSYYGCCPDGRTSASGPGHEGCIRHDCVNTRYGCCLDGVTAASGFGRAGCPEYQTTVHSSDPVPPSPQSACSLPRDEGSCDTWKRRFYYNASVGKCKEFWFGSCQGNANNFVSLGECQRACEGVATS
- the paplnb gene encoding papilin b, proteoglycan-like sulfated glycoprotein isoform X2, whose protein sequence is MQECPVGSRDFREEQCSQFDRIYIQGKRHTWVPYYGAIPCELTCVTRQQNIVYRHRPKVVDGTPCHVGRSDICVDGECKSVSQGVILGFEDATQPDYSAPTDANPSEPQTYEYKANAYGECSATCDGGMQYRTVECWLQDPANPRVVDETLCIEQHLQRPQCQQACNMHPCDAKYSASIFSECSVTCGEGQQTREVICEGAGGERLADHACAALTRPLSVQVCRRPACRIYATWHVTAYGLCTRSCGGGVRERQVGCFDSDLNPNPVVRCGISRRPVAVEECNAQPCHEAQMVPSLQNPGMHESTMTGFVPHVPEDPSTSGPNTDNNPNARVNVPDCARSYYGCCPDGRTSASGPGHEGCIRHDCVNTRYGCCLDGVTAASGFGRAGCPEYQTTVHSSDPVPPSPQSACSLPRDEGSCDTWKRRFYYNASVGKCKEFWFGSCQGNANNFVSLGECQRACEGVATS
- the LOC144039523 gene encoding uncharacterized protein LOC144039523 isoform X1, translating into MDYRYSTQASGVMEEDSKSEPEAIAGTSADWTSLTKVAIAEPDNSQVDDSQETFEVTAESLNELMRSMETMLSDVERLRSQCSDQAKELLEAAMELKQQQDELKESYKELATDMQEIMEAMEGLCITKSAFEAREKDTEKLSKQF
- the LOC144039523 gene encoding uncharacterized protein LOC144039523 isoform X2, giving the protein MEEDSKSEPEAIAGTSADWTSLTKVAIAEPDNSQVDDSQETFEVTAESLNELMRSMETMLSDVERLRSQCSDQAKELLEAAMELKQQQDELKESYKELATDMQEIMEAMEGLCITKSAFEAREKDTEKLSKQF